ACAATTCTGATGGATCTAAGCGCTTTTCCTGATTCCGCTCCATGTAGGACATTTGCCCCTGATACCCACGATTCAACCACGCATTCAAAGGATCTGCCTGCAATTTCCCGGCAGTTGCAACCCCCAACTTATGTATTCCCAGTCTGGATCCAATTTCCTGAAGGTCTTTATTTTTCAGCATAAGCAACCGATTAGTGATTATTGTAAAGTGCGATACGAACTACACATCAATAGAGTCCATAAGCTTATACTTCAATATTCTCCCCACCGACAATTCCTTTGTCTGTGGATATCAGCTTACAGGCGGTCGCCTGGGGATCATGTTCAAAAAAGATCATCGCCTCCTTTTCAAGAAGACCAGGTAAAATTCGTTGTTTTTCAGCAATACTACGCAGGGGTTCATTGTCATAGGCCATCACCCAGGGAATTGGGATATGCGCCTTCATGGGAAACAGATCCCCACCATACATGAGGGTTGTGGTGCCATCTGAGATGACTGGTAATTGTTGTCCAGCAGTATGCCCATGAACAATCTCCAGAACAATCCCATCAAACAGATCCCGTTCAGATTTCAAGATCTCCAACATCCCATTTTCTGCAATTACCTGCCAGTTCTCTGACAGATAGCTCGCGCGATCCTTGGCATGGGGGTGATTTGCCAGCTGCCAATTATCCTCCTGAACCCAATGACGGGCATTT
The Candidatus Neomarinimicrobiota bacterium DNA segment above includes these coding regions:
- a CDS encoding MBL fold metallo-hydrolase — translated: MNIGPYKLTSIITSTFALDGGAMFGVIPKTMWSNTAEVDDFNRIKMVTRTLLLESADRKILIDTGNGDKWSTKLKEIFKIETGSCILPLSLAQHGIDVEDITDVICTHLHFDHVGGNTRLAGDELIPVFQNARHWVQEDNWQLANHPHAKDRASYLSENWQVIAENGMLEILKSERDLFDGIVLEIVHGHTAGQQLPVISDGTTTLMYGGDLFPMKAHIPIPWVMAYDNEPLRSIAEKQRILPGLLEKEAMIFFEHDPQATACKLISTDKGIVGGENIEV